The genomic region cactctttgacataaatcacagcaagttcttttttgatccacctcctagtgtaatggaaataaaaacaaaaataaacaaatgggacctaacgaaacttaaaagcttttgcacagcaaaggaaaccataaacaagacgaatagacaaccctcagaatgggagaaaatatttgcaaatgaatcaacagacaaaggattgatctccaaaatatataaacagctcatgcagctcaatattaaaaaaaacaaacaacccaatccaaaaatgggtagaaaacctaaatagacatttctccaaagaagacatacagatgaccaagaagcacatgaaaagctgctcaacatcactaattattagagaaatgcaaatcaaaactacaatgaggtatcacctcacactagttagaatgggcatcatcagaaaatctacaagcaacaaatgctggagagggtgtggagaaaagggaatcctcttgcactgttggtgggaatgtaaattgatacagccactatggagaacagtatggaggtcgcttaaaaaattaaaaatagaattaccatatgatccagtaatcccactactgggcatatacccagagaaaaccataattcaaaaagacacatgcaccccaatgttccttgcagcactatttacaatagccaggtcatggaagcaacctaaatgcccatcgacagacgaatggataaagaagttgtggtacatatatacaatggaatattactcagccataaaaaggaacgaaattgggtcatttgttgagacgtggatggatctggagactgtcatacggagtgaagtaagtcagaaagagaaaaacaaatatcgtatattaacgcatatatgtggaacctagaaaaatggtacagatgaaccagtttgcagggcagaaattgagacacagatgtagagaacaaacatatggacaccaaggggggaaagcggtggggggtgggggtgggggtgggatgaattgggcgattgggattgacatgtatacactgatgtgtgtaaaattgatgactaataagaacctgctgtataaaaaaataaataaaaaaataaaaataaattaaaaaataaaaattacattgctTCAAAGCACCACACTGCTCATAAGCACTCATGTGACTCTTTTATTTTGTAAGTATGTTGAAGATTATCCCAAGAGGATAAagtattcaggtttttttttttttttttcaccttgatcAATATTTACCTTGGAAATGTTGGATAACTTGGGGCCAtccacttaatattttttttcatgtttcagtAAATCGTGTTTTATAAgtgtctctttccttttctttctcctatgTAAATAACCCTTCCATTGTCAAGTTATTTCCCAACAGATCTATATTCAGAATTTCATAGTCTGTAGGTTTTAAATAATATCCTGATTTTTAACTCTTTGATTATAAGGCCTAAAACCAATCATGGACTAGCAACATTTTCTTCCTCAAAAAAAAGCATTGATCAACGTTCCAATCTAAAGTTCTAATTACCTATTTCAATCTTTGGAAAAGATGATATTTGATTCCAGAATATTCAGAATGTGAGAGAAAACAATTAAACCTATATCAGGGCCTATGTGTGTGAATTATACCAAATTCTTCTAATATTTTGTCACCACAAATGTGTCTGGACACATTCAAAAGAATTTAGGAGATTGAGGTGGTAGCCACGTATAAAAGAGTAAGATTCCGGAATAGAAAAAACTGTTGGAGAAGCTTCTTTCTAAAGCATTCTTTGATGTTTTCCCAAAGTAAACTGCATAACTTTagtaggaaatatatatatatatatatatatatatatacatactaaaaTTGTCATTAGGTTATTTTAACGTGGTTAATTGTCAATGGCATATTTTTGATGCACATGAGTATTTAAGAATACTGCCACTTGGTTGCCTTTGTTTAGAATAATAACAGCGACAGAGATAGAAGTGTGTTTTGCTACAAGGATAGACCAGATATTTAAAACAGTCACATGGGCTTTCTGCTGTACCGAGGAAGTCCACTTTGTGTGATGGACTCTAATTAGTGCAGCTACCTTATTGTGGCACCCAAAGCCAAGTACATGATTCAGAGCAAATACAGACACTGCTAATCATACACATTTAGAATTCGTTTTAGTGTCTTTTAAATAATACAATTATAACACTATACTTTTCATCCCCAAAACCTGCAGTGAGGAACTTTTGTCAAAAGGATTTCTAAATTGACTGTTAAAGTCAAGTTTGGCTTAACCAATCTTTCATCAATAtatgtatagtttttaaaataatttctaatatgtATTCATTAGGGCAACTATAATCTCTTACGGGACTGAATTGTATGCTTGACTTTCTTACCTAAATTTTTAGTTCAAGTTCACCTTTCATTCTGGTAGAATTTATCTAATTGCTCAGCCACCCCTCACAGTTGAAAGGAATTGTGTGCTGGAGCTAACTCCTTAAGAATTATAAGTTCAAATGAAAGAAGGCTTACAATCAGCAAAGACAGAGCTTGGAGAGCACAAACCAAGTAGAGAAGGCAGGATTCTTTCCCTTATGGATTTATACCAGTCTTCTTTGCATTAGCACTAGATATTCCTTGGTgagttgtttggttggttggtttctaAGCTGATCTACAGCTTAGAAATATATTAAGTACATTCAATACTGAATAGCTTGATAAATGACAGCCAGCATGGGTTTTCCCTTTTCTTGAGTCTTCTCCACAGTAAAAGCAAATGTAAACTGTGTTCCTAACAAAGGGAGGTAGGAAATGAGGGAGAAAAAACCCCTAAAGAATGGTGACCAAAAAATAGAGGCAAGATCCTTGTGTGGTCTCATTCATTTGCTATCTCTTCCTCCCAGTTCTCTGACCTATTTTGCTAGTAATGATTGGTTTTTCACACCTGGAGATCACAAAACCCTGGTGTGAGGTCCAGCCTGCGGAGTTATGTGTGAGTATGCAAGCTGCTCATTCATCAGGAGCTGAAGTTTTCCCTAGCTTAGTCAACTCTTGTCTCACCAATGAGGTGGCAGTTTTCAAGGGCCAGTAATAAGAGATGTATATTTTCACTATGCTTCACATAGATAAAGACAGAAGTTAGACACATACTATATTAAAATACCAGAAGAGTGCTGAGGTGCCAGTAACCAGAAAGTTCCTTTTTAACTTGGAAGCTAGTGTGTGCTTCATACCAAAAAATTCCTCCAGTTCCTTGAAGTACCTTTAGTGAATTACCAGTGTATTAGCATTGCTACCTCTTGGTAAGCATCCATCTGTCACAACAAATCCATACACTTCTTTACAGCCCTACAGCCCTGCATTTGGAAGAAGAGAGTCAGCTCTTCCAGAAGGATGGAAGAAACCATGAGGAGGTTTTGGTAATAACAGTAACCTGATATTTTGAAACTCTAGGGTCCTGATTTTCAGCCTTCCACCTAACCGTAAAATTAAAGCTAGCCCCCAGTAATAAACTGATATTTCTTTAATCATATTATGTAGATTGTGAGTGATTTAAAATCAGAAACCAGGTCTTGTTAATAGTGTGTCCACACACTAACATCACTGTTTAACACATAGTAGGTCTTTAATAATTATTGTTGAATTGAACTGAGTTTGCTGACACTCAGCACCaaaaatgatttttcaacttGGATAATTTAGTGTACCTTTGCATTCTGTGGTTGCACTCCATTTAGCCAGCAGAATTTTATTTAGGAGACAGAGAATAAATTATACTGAAACTTTCTTTCAAGTGGAATTGAATTTACTTCACAAAATCATCATTTTTTAATCTGAGCATTCTACAAAGGGTGACCctaatgagaaggaaaaaaacaccacAGCATCCTTGAATATAGATCAAAAACTCAAGTCATCCAATGAAACAGGACCCTGTAGAGATTGGTGCTGTGATTGGAGATTACTATAATATTATCTTTCTTAGAAAGTAGGAAATCTAATTACCTTCAAGTTTCTCACATTTGAGCCATACTACAAATGAATTGTGTCCAGGTACAGAAAAAccaacaatattttatttataatcttatttttagcttttgaaCTACAAATTTGGGTTCTAGATTTGTTTAAAAGATCATGGGTTTTATAGATGCTCATATGTAAATTAATCTGTTGTTTGCttactttttgttttccattgAATGGTCCTCCTCATAAATACAGAACAGGTCATTACATGAAAAATATAAGATCTTGCATTTTTTCCTTGTTCTCTCTTAAAAATCTATTTCTCATATTGCATTCCCCATTGGACTACTTCATAAGGGCATgagagggggaaaagaaaagacagaggaaaaaaaagaaagacaaaatagactgGATCTCACCACTAGAATTCACCATAAAAATCTCAAAGTGTAacagaattcttacaaaatttccTAGACCAGTTCTTTAGGGAATTGAGATCTCCTATGAAAAATATGGCGATTGGGAAAGGCAGGGACAAGATGTGGGAAAATAGTAAATAAGTGCAGCAAAAACAGGTTCTGAGGAATACACATAATTTTGTCTGCTTTAGATCAcaatagaatttttaataaataaacttcttttcttttttgttttttttttgtaaagacaCTTTTTTGAAACAGTAGATTTAGCCCagtcatttgtgtcatttttaataaactgtctttttttttttgattgttcgTTTTTCATAACTGTAAATGTTTTAGATTTGAGTCTCTTGGACATTGTCTTTAGAGTTCATTCGGATCAATAACGGTTCATGCACTGAACTGTGTATTGAATTTATTGTGTTAACTGTAGTTGTGTGGTTGAAGGGAGATTTGTAAGAGTTGTAGTGGTTTAGGTGCTCATGCTCAATAGCAGGCATGGGCAGGTGGCTTTCCATGGGTGTGTCTCCTGTAATCTCATCATCCACATTAATGATTTCAACAGTCCTCGTTGGGGCATGATGGTTTTGCCGATGGTGCTGCTTCCTCATCTTGTAGAAAATGACCAGCATCACTGCAGCCATGAGCGTGATGGCCACAAAACAGCCAATGATGATTTTGGTAGTCTTCATGACTTCATCGATTCCTGGGATCCCACTGTTTACATCAGTCACGGGGATGGTGAATGTTTTTTCTGTTGACCTTGTGCTCTGTGGCATGAGAGAGGTGGTCACGTTGGTGGTCTCCCAGTCGATCACCGGAGTGGGACCCACATTGTTATCTGTGGTCCTTGCCTCATCCTGAGAAGGTTCCATAGTCTCTACTGTGACGGTTGAAAAGTACGAGAAGGGAGTAGTGTTTGCTGCAGTAACATTCAGGGTAGCCGAAGCAGTGGTATTTCCAACAGAATTACTCACCATACACGTGTACATGCCTGTATCTTGCACGGTTACATTCGTGAAGTTTAACGTGCCATCGCTGAGCACGGCTATCCGCACTTTGTACGCCCCATGTGTCATGACTGTTCCGTTTGGAGTAATCCAAGATACAGAAGTCAGGGACGTGGAGGCCCGACATTTCAGCTCAGCTGCCATGCCTTCAGTGACATTGAGGTCTGCTGGGGGCTCCACAATGACAGGAGCATAGCATGTGAAATAATTCTGGTCAAGCTCCCCAATGTACCTCCCTTTCAGATTGGGAGGGGTGTTACACCGGGCACAGCAAGCTGTGTTGGAGGGGGCCATGTCTTTTATCCACCAGCTGAGCCACAGTATGTCACAGTTACAGTTCCAGGGGTTGTGATGTAAGTGTATCCGTTCTAGATGATGCAAGGGTGTGAAGAGGTCATGAGGCAGTAATGTTAGATTGTTGTGTGCCAGGTTGATCTCCACCAGTGACTGAAGGTTATCAAAGGCATTCCGTTCAATCACTTGAATCTGGGACTGTATCATCCACAGTTTTTGAAGGTGCATCAACCCCTGGAAAGAGCCAGGCCTGATGGCAGACAGATGATTCCCAGAAAGATCCAGCTCATCTAGTTTTATGAGCGGCGTGAGGTTAGGGATTTCTCGGAGGTTGCACATGGCAAGGTTCAAATACCTCAAGTTGGACAGACCTTCAAAGGCACCTTCTGAGATATACGAAAGCCTTTTTAATTCCCCTAAGTCTAGCCGGCGCAAAGAAGGGATTCTGTTAAAAGCATAAGAAGGGATGCTTTCGATGGGGTTGTTTCGCAACCAGAGCTCCTTCAGTTTAGACAAATATACAAAAGCTCCATTTGGGATGGTCGTAAGACGATTGTCAAAGAGTTCCAGGGTGTTGAGGTTTGCCAGACCATTGAAGGCCCCAATTTCAATTGTTCTGATATGATTCCTACTCAACTGTAGGATTTCCAGGTGCCTCAAGTGCTTGAAGCTGTTCACTTTGATGATCTGGATTTGGTTCTCATGGAGGTTCAGCAGCCGGGTGTTGGTGGAGATGCCATCTGGAACCTCACGTAGGTTTTTCCGCACGCAGATCACCTTGCTGAACTGGTTGCTGCAGGAGCAGATGGAAGGGCAGGTTTGAGCCCGCACCAGACCAGCCACCACAAGAAGCTGAAGAGCCAGCAGCACCACAAGCAGGGGGTCAAATAAGGCCCTGTTCAACCTAGGACCTATCATTATCTGCTGTGGATGTAAGGTCATCTTGTTCAACATTCATAATTTATCTGGTGTTGGTCCTTCTGGAGTTCAAATAATCTGCAATACAATGAGAGCAAAAAAGAGTATTAGATCTTCTCCAGATGTCTTCCTGGAGTCACTGTATGTAGTGTCATTTATTAAGCGATGTGGCTCATATTTATAGAGAAGTGTTTCTGTACTTTGAGTTAGCAGCCATCCACAGCCAATATTCCATCAGATGTGCAATCACAGAGAAATGGAAGAATGAGGTAGAGGGCCTTACTGTAGTGTTTATCAACCAAGTCTGGCCTGAATGCATGAGGACCTATGAAATGTACCCCACAATTAGGCTCAATGTCCAGACCAGATTGGAaaagttcagaaaataaaattggggTGGGGGCTATACCAATAAACTAAAAATTCCCTTGCAAAACTATTAATAGCTGGCATTTTATTGAGGATTagtctatgtgccaggcaccacagGCTATGGACTTCACAAACAATCTTATCCAAGAATGGCTACATAACTTGCAGGGCTCAAGGCAAAATGAAAACGTGGGATGTcttgttaaaaattattaagaatttcaaatcaGTTACAGTAGAGCATGAAGCCAAGCATGGGCCCTTCTGAGCATGGGGCCCTTTGAAATTGCACAGGCTACATGCCCTGATCCTTTCTTATCCTTACAGCACTCCTCTGAGGAAGGAACTGTTATAGACTCCATTTTCAAGACGAAGAAATTTAATAGTAGGGGAAGTAACATGCATGCAGTCACATGGTTAGTAAGTACAGAACCAGGGCTTAGACGGTCAGCTCATCGGTCCAGGAGAATATGATCTCAAAACCTCCATGAAAAAGTTTCTGCAAGAATGATggcaaaagcaaaatatttttcacaattaattttgttaaaataccTTTCCTTTGGGAGTGACCTGAGCTGTAAACACTGGCAACTTATCATATGGTACCTGTGAAGATACACTGAAATAATGACATGCacaaatatacataaattttaGAGATGTTCATATACAAAAACTCATGACAACAGAGCCAACTGCTATCTATAGGTAGATATACCACAAATTAAATCACACCCCATGAAACATAATGTTTATGCACAGAAAAAATCTTAGTATaactgtattatatatgtattatgtcCCTACCCCTACTGATTTTAAGTAGATTTCtgggaaggaaataaaacaactcACTTTCTGCAACTCTTCTGGCACAAAGAGGAATTCCAAAGCTTGTGTTACCCAGTATAAACCCCACTCAACTGGCTTATCATGGATTGGGCACCTGTGTAATGACTTCTCCCAAATTTCTCATCTCAATAAACAGTGCCTGTTCTGTGAATCtcctgggaagaaaaaaagtgtGGAGGCTCACCATATCCAATTCAAAAAGGCACTAAGACAATACTTTAGTATTTATTATGTGTCACCTTGGGCAGGTTTCTTACCCTCTCCATGGCTCAATCTTACTTGCAAAATGGGAATGACATAATTACATAACCCTTAGTGTTATTGCCAGAATAAAATTAATGTTCATAAGGGCTTAGAATAATGCCTTCCATACGGAAAGAACTCAATaatattagatattattattattactactactattttGTTGTTTCCCTTAGCCAGACATTTTGCTGAGTACTGAGCATACAAGGGTGAAGAATATAATCCTCATCCTTGAGGGAATTATAATTCAGAAGGTAAGACAGATAGGCAAACAGatgaaacaaaataatgtatgttCATTGCTCTGAGACCAAGCCACATTGGTAGGAGGGCACTGAAGTCAGAGTAACTCAATCTGTGCTGGTAAATCAGGGGATTTTCAAAGAGGAGGGTCATCTGATCTAGATTTTGTAAAAGAaattgataaagaaaagaaagaagagcagaggGGCCAGACTGAGCTAAGACAAGGAAACATGAAGGATGCTAGTACAACCAAGGAACCATAAAAATTCCTCTGTGGTGGGAGAATGGAAAGCCTGGGGAAGAGAATGGGAAAGAAGCTGGGATGAGATCGGGTCCAGACTGAAGAGTTGGTTATGCCAAACTTAAGAGCCCCCGTTTTATCCTACAGGTGACATATTCTGTTTATACAAAGAAATGCTATCATCAGCTTTGTTTTTAAGAATGATAATGTTAGATTAACAGGGAGACAGAAAAGTTTTGGAAGAAACCAGCGGCAAG from Eubalaena glacialis isolate mEubGla1 chromosome 10, mEubGla1.1.hap2.+ XY, whole genome shotgun sequence harbors:
- the LRRC4C gene encoding leucine-rich repeat-containing protein 4C, with translation MLNKMTLHPQQIMIGPRLNRALFDPLLVVLLALQLLVVAGLVRAQTCPSICSCSNQFSKVICVRKNLREVPDGISTNTRLLNLHENQIQIIKVNSFKHLRHLEILQLSRNHIRTIEIGAFNGLANLNTLELFDNRLTTIPNGAFVYLSKLKELWLRNNPIESIPSYAFNRIPSLRRLDLGELKRLSYISEGAFEGLSNLRYLNLAMCNLREIPNLTPLIKLDELDLSGNHLSAIRPGSFQGLMHLQKLWMIQSQIQVIERNAFDNLQSLVEINLAHNNLTLLPHDLFTPLHHLERIHLHHNPWNCNCDILWLSWWIKDMAPSNTACCARCNTPPNLKGRYIGELDQNYFTCYAPVIVEPPADLNVTEGMAAELKCRASTSLTSVSWITPNGTVMTHGAYKVRIAVLSDGTLNFTNVTVQDTGMYTCMVSNSVGNTTASATLNVTAANTTPFSYFSTVTVETMEPSQDEARTTDNNVGPTPVIDWETTNVTTSLMPQSTRSTEKTFTIPVTDVNSGIPGIDEVMKTTKIIIGCFVAITLMAAVMLVIFYKMRKQHHRQNHHAPTRTVEIINVDDEITGDTPMESHLPMPAIEHEHLNHYNSYKSPFNHTTTVNTINSIHSSVHEPLLIRMNSKDNVQETQI